The Haploplasma axanthum region TTTTTTCAGAAGCGAGAGAAACAAAAAACTTTGATCAATTTGTTGCTTATCAAACAAAAGAATATAAATTAATTGATTCATATGATGAGAATGAATATAGATTAGTAACTTATCACTTTAATAGCAAAGATGATAAACAAGGTTTATTATTCATTATTATTCCGCTTAAAGATGTGAAAATTGCAGATAGTGCTAAAGATAGTAATGATAAAACGAAAGTTTTAATTACGGATACTCTTAGTAAAGAGTCATTTATTGATACATCGACAAAAGATGTTTCAATTAGCTATGGTTTGAATTCTAAAAATGTTGGCTTTATGTTTTTTGATATTGTTATGAGAGAAAAAAATACAATAAAAGTAACTTATTATGATTATGAAGGTAATCAAAAAATTGATAAAACATTTAACGAAATAGCACTAAGTAGTAGTACTGAATTAGAAACTTTTAATAAAGGTTATACTTTAGAAGAAGTAAAAGAAGCAATGGGTTATGAATCAGAATTAAAAAAAGCACTAATAACAAGAATAACTATTTATATTATTGTTGTTATATTTGCACCATTCATATATCGTCTTATAAAAACTTTTATTATTCGTAAACGTGAGACTGGTAATAGAAAACTTTCTTGAAATATAGAAAGTTTTTTTATTTTAAAAGTTCTTTACAATTTAAAAATATAGTATATAATAGATTTATAAGACTAAGGAAACCGATTTCCTATAAATGAGGGACAATATGATAAATAATAAAAAAATTAGATTAAATAAAAATAATGGTTATTATTTACCGCTGTTTAATATGAATGGTACTGTAAGTTCAATTACACCTTTTTTTGCAGGTGATTTAAAGAAGAGTTATTATAACTATGCTTTAGAACCAATAAGTGAATTAGGGATGTATAATTTAACAAGACAAAGAAATATTATTTTTTTTGTAAATAGTAAGCGCTTCGATTTGAATGGTCAATTAGAACATCAGCAAGATGATGAAGTATTTTATGAAGTAAATCAGTTAAGTCAGATTGTAACTAGAAGTAATTCATTATTTGAAATAAAAACAAAATCATTTATTCCGGTAAATGATGATGTTGAAGTGCATCATATAAAATATAAAAATAAAACTAATGAAACACAAAAACTAAAAGCTATAACTTCAATACCATTATATGGGAGAAGTCCGGAGAATATCCATGATCACAGACATGTTACATCATTACTAAATGTTTGTGAAATAGTTGAAAATGGAATTATTAATAAACCAACATTATCATTTGATGAAAGAGGACATAAGTCCAATAACAATTATTATAGTGTTTTTTGTTTTTCAGATTCAATGAAAGTAAAGAATTATATTCCAGTTTTAGATGATTATATAAATGGGGGAAGTTTTTTATTGCCAAGAGGATTAGATAATGATAAATATCATGTCAAAGATATTGTAAAAGGCTATGAGATTATTGGAGCAATCGCTTTTGAAGAAGTCGAAGTTAAAGCAAATGAAGAAATTGTTTTAGTGTTAACTATTGGTATAAGTGAAAACTTAGATCAAATTGAAAAAATAAAAAAATATCAAGATATTGCTTATCTTGAAGAAAAATATAATGAAACTATCAAATTTTTCGATAAGTTAAACAGTTATATAACTTTTGAGTTTGATAATGAAGAAAGAATCGAACAAGTTAAATGGATAACCCTACAACCAATACTTAGAAGATTTTTAGGTAATTCATATTTACCACATCATGACTATGGACATGGTGGAAGAGGTTGGAGAGATTTGTGGCAAGATTTACTTGCTTTAATATATTCAGGTGATAAAACTGTTAAAGAATCAATTATTTCAAATTTCGCTGGTGTTAGAATTGATGGTTCAAATGCCACAATTATTGGTGATAAACTAGGTGAGTTTAAAGCTGATAGAAATCAAATTGTTAGAGTTTGGTCTGATCATGGAGCATGGCCACTTCTAACAACTAAGATGTATATTGATGAAACAGGCGATACAGAAATTTTATTTATTAAACAAAAATATTTTGATGATAAATTTACACATTATACTAAAAAAACTAAGGAAACTATTTCAGATAATAATGTAATGACTTATATGAATAAAGTTTATTATGGGACAATATTTGAACATATTCTTTTAGAAAACTTAATAGGTTATTTAAACATTGGTAAACATGGATTTACACGTCTTGAAGATGCTGATTGGAATGATGGACTTGATATGGCTAATAAAGAAGGAGAAACAGTTCCTTTTACAATGTTCTATTTAAATAATCTTAGAGTAATTGTTGACATATTAAAAAACATAAAAGTGGATAAACTTGAATTGTTTGAAGGCTTAATAGAATTATTAGATGGAAAAATTAAACTTGATGAATATTTTAATTT contains the following coding sequences:
- a CDS encoding GH36-type glycosyl hydrolase domain-containing protein; this encodes MINNKKIRLNKNNGYYLPLFNMNGTVSSITPFFAGDLKKSYYNYALEPISELGMYNLTRQRNIIFFVNSKRFDLNGQLEHQQDDEVFYEVNQLSQIVTRSNSLFEIKTKSFIPVNDDVEVHHIKYKNKTNETQKLKAITSIPLYGRSPENIHDHRHVTSLLNVCEIVENGIINKPTLSFDERGHKSNNNYYSVFCFSDSMKVKNYIPVLDDYINGGSFLLPRGLDNDKYHVKDIVKGYEIIGAIAFEEVEVKANEEIVLVLTIGISENLDQIEKIKKYQDIAYLEEKYNETIKFFDKLNSYITFEFDNEERIEQVKWITLQPILRRFLGNSYLPHHDYGHGGRGWRDLWQDLLALIYSGDKTVKESIISNFAGVRIDGSNATIIGDKLGEFKADRNQIVRVWSDHGAWPLLTTKMYIDETGDTEILFIKQKYFDDKFTHYTKKTKETISDNNVMTYMNKVYYGTIFEHILLENLIGYLNIGKHGFTRLEDADWNDGLDMANKEGETVPFTMFYLNNLRVIVDILKNIKVDKLELFEGLIELLDGKIKLDEYFNLVSNYEKIDKVEIKKEVIIKRLNELIKIKESFISKHATVNNNFYQSYVNNDGKFLDDEKSMSLTAQTMGLINNIPSKDFALEVALNTKKLLFDKKIGGYRLNTDYKEVMLNMGRAYGFAYGHKENGAVFSHMATMYAYGLYNYSLVDYGHEAIATLLNRALDKDSGVLVGVPEYFNDRGVGKYMYLTGTASWIIKLLREQMFGIKLNYGILSFDPKLEANNFINGRASLETYIFNKKCKIIYLNEKNLSYGKYKIKQIKVNGQETIERAFNSISGTVEVILDEIN